The following proteins are encoded in a genomic region of Montipora foliosa isolate CH-2021 chromosome 8, ASM3666993v2, whole genome shotgun sequence:
- the LOC137968606 gene encoding uncharacterized protein translates to MPPKKRSSQTRSTNPAKRPRLSRGTESREGSRQEDSSHRFPPDQLMTVNITALSASISSAVKQAVVEALAERSQPSSGHSLQDPIAEQSVADAVGASLASITRGTLQSSVNELTLADPGQGSQAPKQIFSSVAVSLSSRVSSKIKAKIWSNEYINFGTLLSLSPNNQKYSITVTSSDSDSSRPHLTLEPSQPAKKVQSITQWLSAFNIFVAIYAEKQATDTPKLMKYCETVRDIAAKPGDWLYYDEQFRFIRQSAPDQYPWDAIHWELWLKAVTNFRPKPQFPSDKGHLRTRPQSFPKGTCWRFQAGKVCNGCRFDHVCFKCGSPHPATQCSSGQQHKGNPIKTGSTIAAPQAGHTRKGGSA, encoded by the coding sequence ATGCCACCAAAGAAGCGCTCTTCTCAGACACGCTCCACTAACCCTGCCAAGCGCCCACGGTTATCGCGAGGGACAGAATCACGCGAGGGTTCCCGCCAAGAAGACAGCTCTCACCGATTCCCTCCAGACCAATTGATGACGGTCAATATTACAGCACTGTCCGCATCCATTTCGTCTGCGGTAAAACAGGCCGTGGTAGAGGCATTGGCGGAGAGATCACAGCCCAGTTCAGGTCATTCACTCCAAGATCCGATAGCCGAACAGTCCGTGGCAGACGCTGTGGGCGCATCTTTGGCTTCTATCACCCGAGGTACCCTTCAAAGCTCTGTTAACGAATTAACATTAGCTGACCCCGGGCAAGGCTCGCAGGCCCCAAAACAAATTTTTTCTAGCGTTGCTGTCTCGTTAAGCAGTAGAGTAAGCTCCAAAATCAAAGCGAAAATATGGTCTAATGAATATATTAATTTTGGCACTTTACTGTCCCTCTCACCAAATAATCAGAAATATTCAATCACTGTCACCTCCTCGGACAGCGATTCAAGCCGTCCACATCTCACGCTGGAACCAAGTCAGCCAGCTAAGAAGGTCCAATCGATAACTCAGTGGCTTTCTGCCTTTAATATCTTTGTCGCGATCTATGCCGAAAAGCAGGCCACAGACACCCCTAAGCTAATGAAGTATTGCGAAACCGTTCGGGATATTGCAGCCAAGCCAGGCGACTGGTTATACTATGACGAACAATTTCGTTTCATAAGGCAATCAGCCCCCGATCAATATCCGTGGGACGCTATCCATTGGGAACTTTGGCTTAAGGCTGTAACGAATTTTCGTCCAAAACCACAATTTCCTTCAGATAAAGGGCATTTGCGCACCCGCCCTCAGTCCTTTCCAAAAGGCACTTGTTGGCGTTTCCAAGCCGGTAAAGTGTGCAATGGGTGTCGGTTTGACCACGTATGCTTCAAATGTGGCTCACCCCACCCTGCCACACAATGTTCCTCTGGTCAACAACACAAAGGAAACCCCATTAAGACCGGCTCTACAATCGCAGCGCCACAAGCCGGTCACACCCGTAAAGGTGGATCGGCTTAA